TTGAAATGGACCTGTATTGGGTCGTAAGGGGTGGGGCGGACCCGGTTCAGTTGTTCCATGAGCATCCGGGGCGGTTTGTGATGTGGCATGTCAAGGATATGAATAAGACGACGCCGAGCCTGAACACCGAAGTAGGTACGGGGAGTATTGATTTTGTAAAGATCTTTAAATATCATACCTTGTCTGGAGAACAGCAGACGTTTATGGAACAGGAGAACTACGCGGAGGGAATGGACCCCTTTACGAGCATTGCCCAGAGTGCCGCGTATATTAAAAATAAACTCCTTGTTTGATGATCTTTATTCCACGAAAACCTATATACCTTTGTGGGGGCCTTTGATGGCCCCCTTTTTTATTATGAAACTTCCTGTTTTCGTTTTTACTTCGGGCTTGCTGCTGGCAAGCCTGACGTGTTCTTCGAAGATACTCCTGCCCTCGGTGATCGGCGATCACATGGTTCTTGAACGAAATTCCTCGGTGGCGATCTGGGGGTGGGGCGATGCTAACGACACGCTCCGGATCACGGGTAGCTGGGCCCCGAACGACACGGTCCTAGGCCGGGTGATGAACGACGGCCATTGGCGGGTGGACCTGCCCACCAAAGACGCCGGAGGCCCTTATACCCTGACGATCAAAGGGAAATGGGAAACGGTCACGGTGAGCGATGTGATGCTGGGGGAAGTGTGGATTTGTAGCGGTCAGTCAAACATGGAGTTCTCGGCAAACTGGGGACTTTACAATAGGGCCACGGAGGTGGCAGCGGCGGATTTCCCTGGGATCCGCTTTTTTCATGTCCCAAAGATCGGGGCGGCTTTTCCGCAGCAGGACTGCCGGGCGAGCTGGGCGGCTTGTACGCCTCAGACCATGCAGGACCAGACGGCGGTGGGGTATTATTTTGCGCGGATGCTTCAAAAGACCCTGAACGTGCCGCTGGGGATCATCCAGGCGGCGTGGGGGGGGACTCCTGCGGAGGTGTGGGTCAGGGCGGACCGGGTGCGGTCGAATCCCGTACTGGTGGCGCACCAATATGAAGACCATTCGAAGCACTGGCCGGATAGGGAAGGGACCTTGTACAACGGGATGATTGCTCCTTTTATCCCTTATGGCGTGGCGGGGGCCCTTTGGTACCAGGGGGAGTCGAATACGTATCGCCCGGGTGCGTATGCGGTCCTGATGGACAGCCTGGTGAACGGCTGGCGGCAGGATTTTGGCCGGAATTTCCCCTTTTACTTTGTACAGATTGCCCCTTTTACTTACGACTCGACTAAGCAAAAAGCCTTTGTTCTCCGGGAACAACAGGACCTGGCCCAGCGTTTGATCCCGGGCTCGGGTATGATCAGCATCGGGGACATTGCGGGCGATATCCACGACATCCATCCCAAGGATAAAAAAGACGTTGGGGAAAGGCTTGCGCGGTATGCGCTGGCGGAGACGTATCATCAAAACGTGGGGCCGTACCTGAATCCTACCTATAAGTCGATGAAGGTCGAGGGGCACAAGGTGATCCTGTCTTTTGACCATGCGGAAGGGGGGCTGGTGAGCACGGATAAGGACATTCCCGGGTTCCAGGTGGCAGGGGCGGACGGGCAATACGTGGACGCCACCGGCCAGATCTATAAGGACGGAATCCTCCTGTCGAACAAATCGGTGCCTAACCCAGTGTCGGTCCGCTATTGTTTTACCAATAGCGCGGTGCCTACGGTCAAGGGTAAGGACAGCCAGTTGCCATTAGCGCCTTTCCGGACGGATAGCGAAAATCTGGACAACTAGCTCTTTTTTTAAATAAATTCCCGAAAAAATTAGAAAATATTAGAGGTAGTTTGTTAATTTGGACCAAAGACTGCTGAAAATCTATAGATAGTAAAATTTTATTATTCATTTCAACCCACCATGGACTCCAGTCACAGTGCTCATTTCAAAAAGGCTTCCGCCGCAGGTTTACTCGTTGCTCTTGGCATTATTTACGGGGATATCGGTACCTCCCCTTTGTACACCTTCCAAACCATCCTGACCGACGGCGGGGTCATCGATAAGGTACTCATCTATGGGGCGATCTCGGCGATCTTCTGGACCCTTACCCTCCAAACGACTTTTAAGTATGTGATCATCACGCTCCAGGCCGATAACAAGGGCGAGGGCGGGGTGTTTTCTTTATATGCCCTGGTCCGGCGGTATGGGAAAAAATTAGTGTATCCTGCCATCATCGGGGCGGGTACCCTGCTGGCGGACGGGATCATTACGCCCCCGATTTCCATCACCTCGGCCATCGAAGGGCTGGGCGGGGTTCACGGGCTGGAGAATGTCATCGTCCCCGGGAATACGCTGGTGGTGGAGATTGTCCTGGTCATCATCCTGCTGCTTTTTATCTTCCAGCGTTTCGGGACAAAGGTCGTGGGGGGCTCGTTCGGGCCCATCATGCTGATCTGGTTTACGATGCTGTCCGTCTTAGGCCTAAAGGAGATCGTGCATAACCCCGGGGTCTTCCAGGCGTTGAGCCCGCACTATGCGATCGAAATGCTCACCCAGCACCCCAAGGGGTTCTGGCTCCTGGGGTCCGTCTTTTTGTGTACCACGGGGGCGGAAGCCTTGTATTCCGACCTCGGTCACTGCGGTCTGGGGAACATCCGTGTCAGCTGGATCTTCGTAAAGTCCTGTCTTGTCCTGAACTACCTGGGACAGGGTGCCTGGGTACTGGCGCAACACAGCACCAGTCTGCATGGAGCCAACCCTTTCTTTGCCATCGTGCCGACCTGGTTCCTGCTGCCTTCCATCCTCATCGCTACCTGTGCGTCCATCATCGCCAGCCAGGCGTTGATCAGCGGGTCCTTTACCCTGATCTCCGAGGCCATCAGCCTTCACTTCTGGCCGCGTGTAACCGTTAAGTTCCCGACCAATATACGTGGGCAGATCTATATCCCTTCCATCAACTGGGTGCTTTGCCTGGGGTGTTTCCTGGTCGTCCTATATTTCCGGACCTCGGAGGCCATGACGGCGGCCTACGGTTTTTCCATCACCGTAGCGATGCTGATGACCACCATCCTGATGTTCTTTTTCCTCCGACGGGTCAAGCACTGGCCGATGTGGTCGGTGGTCCTCGTGCTGGTCGTCTTTGTGACGGTGGAATCGTCCTTCTTTGTGGCCAATGCCGTGAAGCTGCTGAAACGGCTTTTCTTCCTGGTCTTCGAGCTGGGGCTGATCTCTACCATGTATATCTGGTACCACGCCCGGAAGATCACCAACCGGTTCCTCACCTTTGACAATATAGAGCCCTACCTGCCGCGGATAGACGAACTGTCCAAGGACGAGCAGACGCCCAAGTTCTCCTCCCAACTGATCTACCTGACGAAGGCCAATAACCCGCGCCAGATCGAGAAACGGATCCTGTGGTCGATCTTCAAGGAGACGGCCAAACGGGCGGATGTATACTGGTTTATCCACCTGGAACGCACCGACGAGCCGTATACCATGGCGTACGGGGTGGAAGAGCTCAAGGACGACAATGTGATCCGGATCGACTTTTTCCTTGGTTTCCGCGTACAGCCCCGGATTGGCCTGATGTTCCGCAAGGTGGTGATGGAAATGATCGCCAACAAGGAGCTCGACATCACCAGCCGGTTCCCGTCCCTGAACAGCGAAAACCTCAACAACTATAAGTTTGTCCTGATGGAGAACTTCCTGTCCTATGACAACGAGTTCTCCGTACGGGAAGGTTTTATCCTGAACAGCTACTTTGCCCTGAACCGTTTTGCGCTCAACGACAGCCGGGCCTTTGGCCTGGACGTCAAC
This region of Dinghuibacter silviterrae genomic DNA includes:
- a CDS encoding sialate O-acetylesterase: MKLPVFVFTSGLLLASLTCSSKILLPSVIGDHMVLERNSSVAIWGWGDANDTLRITGSWAPNDTVLGRVMNDGHWRVDLPTKDAGGPYTLTIKGKWETVTVSDVMLGEVWICSGQSNMEFSANWGLYNRATEVAAADFPGIRFFHVPKIGAAFPQQDCRASWAACTPQTMQDQTAVGYYFARMLQKTLNVPLGIIQAAWGGTPAEVWVRADRVRSNPVLVAHQYEDHSKHWPDREGTLYNGMIAPFIPYGVAGALWYQGESNTYRPGAYAVLMDSLVNGWRQDFGRNFPFYFVQIAPFTYDSTKQKAFVLREQQDLAQRLIPGSGMISIGDIAGDIHDIHPKDKKDVGERLARYALAETYHQNVGPYLNPTYKSMKVEGHKVILSFDHAEGGLVSTDKDIPGFQVAGADGQYVDATGQIYKDGILLSNKSVPNPVSVRYCFTNSAVPTVKGKDSQLPLAPFRTDSENLDN
- a CDS encoding KUP/HAK/KT family potassium transporter — encoded protein: MDSSHSAHFKKASAAGLLVALGIIYGDIGTSPLYTFQTILTDGGVIDKVLIYGAISAIFWTLTLQTTFKYVIITLQADNKGEGGVFSLYALVRRYGKKLVYPAIIGAGTLLADGIITPPISITSAIEGLGGVHGLENVIVPGNTLVVEIVLVIILLLFIFQRFGTKVVGGSFGPIMLIWFTMLSVLGLKEIVHNPGVFQALSPHYAIEMLTQHPKGFWLLGSVFLCTTGAEALYSDLGHCGLGNIRVSWIFVKSCLVLNYLGQGAWVLAQHSTSLHGANPFFAIVPTWFLLPSILIATCASIIASQALISGSFTLISEAISLHFWPRVTVKFPTNIRGQIYIPSINWVLCLGCFLVVLYFRTSEAMTAAYGFSITVAMLMTTILMFFFLRRVKHWPMWSVVLVLVVFVTVESSFFVANAVKLLKRLFFLVFELGLISTMYIWYHARKITNRFLTFDNIEPYLPRIDELSKDEQTPKFSSQLIYLTKANNPRQIEKRILWSIFKETAKRADVYWFIHLERTDEPYTMAYGVEELKDDNVIRIDFFLGFRVQPRIGLMFRKVVMEMIANKELDITSRFPSLNSENLNNYKFVLMENFLSYDNEFSVREGFILNSYFALNRFALNDSRAFGLDVNQTLVEKIPLVVTPVSSIGLKRVFYRCKD